A stretch of DNA from Nocardioides sp. Arc9.136:
GCCGGCCTCCCCGGCCGCGCGGCGGCTGGCGGCGACGGCCGGGGTCGACCTCGCCGCGGTGGCCGGCAGCGGCGGGGCCGGGCACGTCACGCGCGACGACGTGCGTCGGCACGCCGCGCAGCCCGCCGCGGTCCCCGCCGTCGCCCCGGCCGCCGTGGAGACCGTCGCGGCGCCGGTCCCCGCGCCGACCGCCCCGGCGCCGGTCGGGCCGGACGGCCTCCCGGTCGGCTACGAGGACGTGCCGTACGACGCCGCGCCGACCAGCCGCATCCGGCGGGTGACCGCCGAGCACATGTCACGGTCGCGGCGCACGGCTGCGCACATGACCACCGAGGTCGACGTCGACCTCGGGCTGCTGACCGACGTCCGGGCCCGGCTCAACGCCCAGCGGGCCGCCCAGGGACGCTCGAAGCTGTCGTTCCTGCCCTTCGTCGCCCGGGCGACCTGCGCGGCGCTCCTCGACCACCCGGACCTCAACGCGACCTTCGAGACCGAGCGGCTGCTGCGCTGGGGCGAGGTGAACCTCGGCATCGCCGTCGACACCCCGCGGGGGCTCATGGTCCCGGTGCTGCGGGGTGCCGAGCAGATGACCGTGGAGTCGCTCGGTCAGGGCATCGCCGACCTCGCCGGCCGGCTGCGGGACGGCAGGCCGGGCCCCGACGACTTCCGGGCCGGGACCTTCACGATCTCGAACCCAGGCTCGGTGGGAGCGGTCTCGGCGCCCGCGATCATCAACCAGCCGCAGGTCGCGATCCTGGGGATGCCAACCATCCAGCGCCGCCCGTGGGTGGTCACGATGGCCGACGGGCAGGAGTCGATCGCGATCAGGCCGATCCTGCGGCTGGCGCTGACGTTCGACCACCGCGCGGTCGACGGAGCCGACGCCACCCGGTGCCTCGTCGACATCCGGCGGCGGCTCGAGGCGTGGGGCGTCGACGAGTACCGCTGACCCGCGACCGGGCGTGCGGCACGCCCCTCCGTCCACGGGACGAGGGGCGTGCCGCGGGCGCGGGAGTGCCCGGCGTCAGGCCGGCGGGGTCGCCCGCGCGGTCGGCGGCGGCAGCTGGTCGGTGCCCAGGCCGTAGACCAGGAAGTTCCAGAACTGGTACGCCAGCTCGCGCGAGCGCAGCCGGCCACCCGGCCGGTACCACTGGTAGGCCCAGTTGCACATGCCGAACGTCGCGAGCGCGGCCAGGTGGGCGTCGGCGGACCTGAAGACGCCGGACTCGATGCCGGCGGCGATCAGGTCCTCCACGATGCGCTCGTAGCGGTCCCGCTTCTCCTTGATCGGGCCCCGCGCCTCGGGCGGCAGCTCGCGGTGGTGCTCGAAGAACACGCGGACGTGGCCGCGGTGCGTCTCCATCAGCTCCAGGATGTCGGCCATCACCTCCAGCAGCAGCTGCTCGGGCCGCAGGCCGGTCTCCGCGCGCGCCTCGTGCCGCTCGATCAGCAGGTCGATGAACTCGCCGTGGATGGCGTGGAGGATGTCGTCCTTGCTCGGGAAGTAGTGGTACAGCGTCGGCTTGGCGACGCCGACGTCCTTCGCGATGTCGTCCATCGTCGTGTTGGAGTACCCGGACTGGTCGAACAGGCCGGCCGCTCTCGTCACGATCTGCTGACGTCGTTCGGTCGACGACATGCGGCGTCGGGCCGCTCTGTCCACTGTCTTCACGTGCGCGCGTCCTTCCGTGGCTGACGAGGTGTGACTGTAGTGCTCGTCAGCGCGACAA
This window harbors:
- the sucB gene encoding 2-oxoglutarate dehydrogenase, E2 component, dihydrolipoamide succinyltransferase; translated protein: MAHVLMPRLGVSVTEGTVSTWLKQVGDPVEVGEPICEVATDKVDTEIESTVAGVLTEQLYAVDEVVAVGDPLATVATADEAPAAPPPASAAPAPAEPAQPPSIVPDPATFGEAPAPTDPVPTDPAPTSPPAAASAVLMPRLGVSVTEGTVSTWLKQVGDPVEVGEPICEVATDKVDTEIESTVAGVLAEQLYAEGEVVAVGEPLATVTADGAAPASAPAAAVPAAAPVGAVPAAPAVGAPAVAAPAGPTVPGEPARLRPGPFDHHQAVRRTLDAIARSGRPPASPAARRLAATAGVDLAAVAGSGGAGHVTRDDVRRHAAQPAAVPAVAPAAVETVAAPVPAPTAPAPVGPDGLPVGYEDVPYDAAPTSRIRRVTAEHMSRSRRTAAHMTTEVDVDLGLLTDVRARLNAQRAAQGRSKLSFLPFVARATCAALLDHPDLNATFETERLLRWGEVNLGIAVDTPRGLMVPVLRGAEQMTVESLGQGIADLAGRLRDGRPGPDDFRAGTFTISNPGSVGAVSAPAIINQPQVAILGMPTIQRRPWVVTMADGQESIAIRPILRLALTFDHRAVDGADATRCLVDIRRRLEAWGVDEYR
- a CDS encoding TetR/AcrR family transcriptional regulator, with the protein product MTRAAGLFDQSGYSNTTMDDIAKDVGVAKPTLYHYFPSKDDILHAIHGEFIDLLIERHEARAETGLRPEQLLLEVMADILELMETHRGHVRVFFEHHRELPPEARGPIKEKRDRYERIVEDLIAAGIESGVFRSADAHLAALATFGMCNWAYQWYRPGGRLRSRELAYQFWNFLVYGLGTDQLPPPTARATPPA